One window of Cryptobacterium curtum DSM 15641 genomic DNA carries:
- a CDS encoding glutamate-cysteine ligase family protein, with protein sequence MTAENNHIQAENRRRIVEYLQAGCQPVAAKARHADGTLDAPGALGVEVEHFVVTDPDKRPVFYEPRDGKLGVRDVLEYLAQWYPVVDRNSAGEVLALRSDEASITIEPAAQLEISIAPLARVDQVKSAYEHFRRVLDPFLHEHAFQLLGLGYHPTTQALDMELIPKQRYRFMDEHFHHIGTHGERMMRASASTQVSVDFTSEVDAVEKFRVALALGPILAYICDNAPVFEGKPNTIPLARLNLWRDVDNARCGIIPGAFDDGWDFGSYADYLLGASPIFVTQPEVRAVGETLARDAYGDRLMDQSDIEHLISMFWPDVRLKQFVEIRPADSMPADCIYGYAALIKGIFYAQESLQTIEEVLGVHEGIWPLHDDSVDSALRAIRAEGRQACVYGHLVTTWIDLLFEVAEQVLDTEERPCLAPLKRFAQEH encoded by the coding sequence ATGACTGCCGAGAACAACCATATTCAGGCAGAGAACCGCCGTCGTATTGTCGAATATCTGCAAGCAGGCTGCCAGCCCGTTGCGGCGAAGGCTCGGCATGCGGATGGAACTCTTGATGCTCCTGGTGCTCTTGGTGTTGAGGTAGAGCATTTTGTTGTTACGGACCCCGATAAGCGTCCTGTTTTCTATGAGCCGCGTGATGGCAAGCTGGGCGTGCGCGATGTTCTTGAGTACCTGGCGCAGTGGTATCCCGTAGTCGATCGTAATAGCGCAGGAGAGGTCCTTGCTCTCCGTTCAGATGAGGCTTCTATTACTATTGAGCCAGCGGCTCAATTGGAAATAAGTATCGCGCCTCTTGCGCGGGTCGACCAGGTGAAAAGCGCCTATGAGCATTTTCGGCGTGTGCTTGACCCGTTTCTTCATGAACACGCTTTCCAGCTCTTGGGATTGGGGTATCACCCCACTACTCAGGCGCTTGATATGGAACTGATTCCGAAGCAGCGCTATCGTTTTATGGACGAGCATTTTCACCATATTGGTACCCATGGCGAACGCATGATGCGCGCAAGTGCTTCTACCCAGGTATCAGTTGATTTCACAAGCGAAGTCGATGCGGTAGAAAAGTTTCGCGTAGCGTTAGCTTTAGGTCCTATTTTGGCGTACATCTGCGACAATGCACCAGTATTTGAAGGCAAACCGAACACTATTCCGTTGGCGCGCCTTAATCTCTGGCGCGATGTGGACAATGCTCGTTGCGGCATTATCCCAGGTGCTTTTGATGACGGGTGGGACTTCGGCTCGTACGCCGACTATCTGTTGGGCGCGTCGCCAATTTTCGTGACACAGCCAGAGGTACGAGCGGTTGGTGAAACCCTGGCGCGTGATGCGTATGGCGATCGTCTGATGGACCAGTCGGATATCGAGCATCTGATTTCAATGTTTTGGCCGGATGTGCGGCTGAAGCAATTTGTTGAAATCCGCCCAGCCGACAGCATGCCCGCCGATTGTATTTATGGGTATGCTGCCCTGATTAAAGGCATCTTCTATGCGCAGGAGAGCCTGCAAACTATCGAGGAAGTGCTCGGTGTTCATGAGGGAATTTGGCCCCTCCACGACGATAGCGTTGACAGTGCGCTGCGGGCCATTCGCGCAGAGGGGCGCCAAGCATGTGTCTATGGACATTTGGTAACCACCTGGATTGATCTTCTGTTTGAGGTGGCCGAGCAGGTTCTTGATACTGAAGAGCGACCTTGTCTTGCGCCGCTGAAACGCTTTGCTCAAGAGCACTAA